Proteins from one Nicotiana tabacum cultivar K326 chromosome 23, ASM71507v2, whole genome shotgun sequence genomic window:
- the LOC107771741 gene encoding pumilio homolog 1 isoform X1: MITDSYAKMMSEMGMRSMLGGNNDFSSNDFSEELGFLLREQRRQQQEVSDQERELSIFRSGSAPPTVEGSLNALIGGGSGGGNGSDISGLSEEELRSDPAYISYYYSNVNLNPRLPPPLLSKEDWRFAQRLQGGGGGGSGGSSPALGGIGDRRKGNRGGCDVESLFSKPIGFGGKNEENGSEAGKEWGGDGLIGLPGLGLGSRQKSIAEMIQDNMSQPTSTSRHPSRPASRAYDDIVDPSESQFVHLHHEMATLDALHSRGKVQGMSTLQNVSASGSQSYASAVGGSLSRSTTPDPQLVARAPSPRIPSAGGGRIASLENVSSHMGEHTDLAAALSGMSLSGNNRGDEGKHPKSQIHNEMDDHQNLFRLQNGQNPMKQHPYAKKSESVQFHKSAGSSAAYLNGPSTPTRNCARGSPSQYPTIDSPNSTFSAYALGGYGMNPSSPSMLENQLGAGNFPSVLGNIASPVGACGIDARATGGSLSLGPNLLAAAAELQNLRLGNQTLGGSLQMSQMDPLYLQYLRSTEYHAAQLAALNDPTVNRESLGTSYMDLIELQKAYLETLLASQNSQYGLPYLGKSGGLNHGYYGNTANGLNMSYPGSPLAGAVLPNSPFGPGSPVRYGERNMRFPSGMRNLAGGVMGAWHSESVSNLGESFASSLLDEFKSNKSKCFELSEIEGHVVQFSADQYGSRFIQQKLETATTEEKNMVFHEIMPQALSLMTDVFGNYVIQKFFEHGSASQIRELAEQLNGHVLTLSLQMYGCRVIQKAIEVVELDQQTKMVAELDGHVMRCVRDQNGNHVIQKCIECIPEEAIQFIVSTFHDQVVTLSTHPYGCRVIQRVLEHCHNPETQSIVMNEIMQSICMLAQDQYGNYVVQHVLEHGKPEERSSIISKLMGQIVQMSQQKFASNVVEKCLCFGTPEERQTLVDEMLGTTDENEPLQAMMKDQFANYVVQKVLETCDDQQLELILNRIKVHLNALKKYTYGKHIVARVEKLVAAGERRISFLASYSAA; the protein is encoded by the exons ATGATTACTGATAGCTATGCGAAAATGATGTCGGAAATGGGAATGCGATCAATGTTAGGAGGAAACAACGATTTTAGTAGCAACGATTTTAGCGAAGAGTTAGGGTTTTTGCTGAGAGAACAAAGGCGGCAGCAACAAGAGGTGAGTGATCAAGAGAGAGAACTCAGCATTTTCCGTAGCGGTTCAGCTCCGCCGACTGTCGAAGGATCGCTTAACGCTTTGATAGGCGGCGGAAGTGGCGGCGGGAATGGTAGTGATATTAGTGGACTTTCAGAAGAGGAGTTAAGGTCTGATCCAGCGTACATTTCCTATTATTACTCGAATGTGAATCTAAACCCTAGGCTTCCGCCGCCTCTTTTGTCTAAAGAGGACTGGAGGTTCGCCCAGCGTCTACAGGGTGGCGGTGGaggtggtagtggtggtagttCACCGGCATTAGGAGGGATTGGAGATAGGAGGAAAGGAAACCGTGGTGGTTGTGATGTTGAGTCGCTTTTTTCAAAGCCGATAGGATTTGGTgggaaaaatgaggaaaatggAAGTGAGGCGGGGAAGGAGTGGGGCGGGGATGGACTTATTGGATTGCCTGGATTAGGATTAGGAAGCCGACAAAAGAGCATTGCCGAGATGATTCAG GACAATATGAGCCAGCCAACATCTACTTCGAGGCATCCATCACGTCCTGCTTCCCGTGCATATGATGATATTGTTGATCCTTCTGAGTCCCAATTTGTTCATCTCCATCATGAGATGGCAACTTTGGACGCACTACATTCTCGGGGAAAGGTTCAAGGTATGTCTACCCTTCAAAATGTCAGCGCATCTGGCTCTCAGTCTTATGCTTCAGCCGTGGGTGGATCACTGTCACGAAGTACCACCCCTGACCCTCAGCTTGTGGCTAGAGCTCCTAGTCCTCGTATTCCTTCTGCTGGAGGAGGGAGGATAGCATCACTAGAGAATGTTTCATCTCATATGGGTGAGCATACTGATTTGGCTGCTGCATTGTCTGGCATGAGTCTATCAGGGAACAATAGGGGAGACGAAGGGAAACATCCAAAGTCTCAGATTCATAATGAGATGGATGATCATCAGAACCTCTTTCGATTGCAGAATGGTCAGAATCCTATGAAGCAACATCCATATGCAAAAAAGTCTGAATCTGTTCAGTTTCACAAGTCTGCAGGATCCTCTGCTGCATACTTGAATGGGCCCTCTACGCCAACTCGCAACTGTGCAAGAGGTTCTCCATCTCAATATCCAACTATTGATAGTCCTAACTCAACGTTTTCTGCCTATGCTTTAGGGGGTTATGGTATGAACCCTTCATCACCATCTATGTTGGAAAACCAGCTTGGGGCAGGTAATTTTCCTTCTGTACTGGGAAATATAGCGTCCCCAGTGGGTGCATGTGGAATTGATGCTCGAGCAACAGGAGGAAGTTTGAGTTTGGGTCCTAATTTATTGGCTGCCGCAGCTGAACTGCAGAACCTTAGACTTGGTAATCAGACCTTGGGAGGTTCTCTGCAAATGTCTCAGATGGATCCATTGTACCTGCAGTACTTGAGATCAACTGAGTATCATGCTGCTCAGCTAGCAGCTCTCAATGACCCAACAGTTAACAGGGAATCTTTGGGGACTTCATACATGGATTTGATTGAGCTTCAGAAAGCTTATCTGGAGACGTTGCTTGCATCTCAGAATTCCCAATATGGTCTTCCTTATCTTGGCAAATCTGGTGGCCTAAATCATGGTTACTATGGGAACACAGCAAATGGCCTTAATATGTCATATCCAGGAAGCCCTTTGGCAGGTGCAGTTCTTCCAAATTCCCCTTTTGGACCTGGTAGTCCTGTAAGGTATGGGGAAAGGAACATGCGTTTTCCATCAGGGATGAGAAACTTAGCTGGTGGTGTCATGGGAGCTTGGCATTCCGAGTCTGTTTCTAACTTGGGTGAAAGCTTTGCTTCCTCGTTATTGGATGAGTTTAAGAGCAATAAGAGTAAGTGTTTTGAGCTATCAGAGATTGAAGGCCACGTTGTTCAGTTCAG CGCGGACCAGTATGGGAGCCGGTTCATTCAACAAAAACTTGAGACTGCTACTACAGAAGAGAAAAACATGGTCTTCCATGAAATTATGCCGCAAGCCCTTTCTTTGATGACTGATGTGTTTGGTAATTATGTGATCCAGAAG TTTTTCGAACATGGAAGTGCATCCCAGATAAGAGAACTGGCTGAGCAGCTCAATGGGCATGTACTCACCCTTAGCCTTCAGATGTATGGTTGCCGAGTGATCCAGAAG GCCATAGAGGTGGTTGAACTGGATCAACAGACTAAAATGGTCGCTGAGCTTGATGGCCATGTTATGCGCTGTGTTAGAGATCAGAATGGGAATCATGTAATCCAGAAGTGTATCGAATGCATTCCAGAGGAAGCTATCCAGTTCATTGTTTCCACATTTCATGATCAAGTTGTGACATTGTCCACTCATCCATATGGATGTCGGGTCATACAG AGAGTCTTGGAACATTGCCATAATCCTGAAACCCAGAGCATTGTGATGAATGAGATTATGCAATCGATTTGCATGTTGGCGCAAGATCAATATGGGAATTATGTTGTTCAG CATGTACTGGAACATGGGAAGCCAGAGGAGCGTTCGTCTATAATTAGTAAGCTGATGGGACAGATAGTTCAGATGAGCCAGCAAAAATTTGCCTCCAATGTTGTGGAGAAGTGCTTATGCTTCGGAACTCCCGAAGAACGTCAGACCTTGGTAGACGAGATGCTTGGCACAACTGATGAAAATGAACCTCTTCAG GCAATGATGAAAGATCAGTTTGCCAACTACGTTGTACAGAAAGTGCTGGAGACTTGTGACGACCAGCAACTTGAACTCATTCTCAACCGAATCAAGGTTCATCTAAATGCCCTGAAGAAATATACTTACGGAAAGCATATAGTTGCCCGTGTAGAGAAGCTGGTTGCTGCTGGAG
- the LOC107771741 gene encoding pumilio homolog 1 isoform X2, protein MITDSYAKMMSEMGMRSMLGGNNDFSSNDFSEELGFLLREQRRQQQEVSDQERELSIFRSGSAPPTVEGSLNALIGGGSGGGNGSDISGLSEEELRSDPAYISYYYSNVNLNPRLPPPLLSKEDWRFAQRLQGGGGGGSGGSSPALGGIGDRRKGNRGGCDVESLFSKPIGFGGKNEENGSEAGKEWGGDGLIGLPGLGLGSRQKSIAEMIQDNMSQPTSTSRHPSRPASRAYDDIVDPSESQFVHLHHEMATLDALHSRGKVQGNNRGDEGKHPKSQIHNEMDDHQNLFRLQNGQNPMKQHPYAKKSESVQFHKSAGSSAAYLNGPSTPTRNCARGSPSQYPTIDSPNSTFSAYALGGYGMNPSSPSMLENQLGAGNFPSVLGNIASPVGACGIDARATGGSLSLGPNLLAAAAELQNLRLGNQTLGGSLQMSQMDPLYLQYLRSTEYHAAQLAALNDPTVNRESLGTSYMDLIELQKAYLETLLASQNSQYGLPYLGKSGGLNHGYYGNTANGLNMSYPGSPLAGAVLPNSPFGPGSPVRYGERNMRFPSGMRNLAGGVMGAWHSESVSNLGESFASSLLDEFKSNKSKCFELSEIEGHVVQFSADQYGSRFIQQKLETATTEEKNMVFHEIMPQALSLMTDVFGNYVIQKFFEHGSASQIRELAEQLNGHVLTLSLQMYGCRVIQKAIEVVELDQQTKMVAELDGHVMRCVRDQNGNHVIQKCIECIPEEAIQFIVSTFHDQVVTLSTHPYGCRVIQRVLEHCHNPETQSIVMNEIMQSICMLAQDQYGNYVVQHVLEHGKPEERSSIISKLMGQIVQMSQQKFASNVVEKCLCFGTPEERQTLVDEMLGTTDENEPLQAMMKDQFANYVVQKVLETCDDQQLELILNRIKVHLNALKKYTYGKHIVARVEKLVAAGERRISFLASYSAA, encoded by the exons ATGATTACTGATAGCTATGCGAAAATGATGTCGGAAATGGGAATGCGATCAATGTTAGGAGGAAACAACGATTTTAGTAGCAACGATTTTAGCGAAGAGTTAGGGTTTTTGCTGAGAGAACAAAGGCGGCAGCAACAAGAGGTGAGTGATCAAGAGAGAGAACTCAGCATTTTCCGTAGCGGTTCAGCTCCGCCGACTGTCGAAGGATCGCTTAACGCTTTGATAGGCGGCGGAAGTGGCGGCGGGAATGGTAGTGATATTAGTGGACTTTCAGAAGAGGAGTTAAGGTCTGATCCAGCGTACATTTCCTATTATTACTCGAATGTGAATCTAAACCCTAGGCTTCCGCCGCCTCTTTTGTCTAAAGAGGACTGGAGGTTCGCCCAGCGTCTACAGGGTGGCGGTGGaggtggtagtggtggtagttCACCGGCATTAGGAGGGATTGGAGATAGGAGGAAAGGAAACCGTGGTGGTTGTGATGTTGAGTCGCTTTTTTCAAAGCCGATAGGATTTGGTgggaaaaatgaggaaaatggAAGTGAGGCGGGGAAGGAGTGGGGCGGGGATGGACTTATTGGATTGCCTGGATTAGGATTAGGAAGCCGACAAAAGAGCATTGCCGAGATGATTCAG GACAATATGAGCCAGCCAACATCTACTTCGAGGCATCCATCACGTCCTGCTTCCCGTGCATATGATGATATTGTTGATCCTTCTGAGTCCCAATTTGTTCATCTCCATCATGAGATGGCAACTTTGGACGCACTACATTCTCGGGGAAAGGTTCAAG GGAACAATAGGGGAGACGAAGGGAAACATCCAAAGTCTCAGATTCATAATGAGATGGATGATCATCAGAACCTCTTTCGATTGCAGAATGGTCAGAATCCTATGAAGCAACATCCATATGCAAAAAAGTCTGAATCTGTTCAGTTTCACAAGTCTGCAGGATCCTCTGCTGCATACTTGAATGGGCCCTCTACGCCAACTCGCAACTGTGCAAGAGGTTCTCCATCTCAATATCCAACTATTGATAGTCCTAACTCAACGTTTTCTGCCTATGCTTTAGGGGGTTATGGTATGAACCCTTCATCACCATCTATGTTGGAAAACCAGCTTGGGGCAGGTAATTTTCCTTCTGTACTGGGAAATATAGCGTCCCCAGTGGGTGCATGTGGAATTGATGCTCGAGCAACAGGAGGAAGTTTGAGTTTGGGTCCTAATTTATTGGCTGCCGCAGCTGAACTGCAGAACCTTAGACTTGGTAATCAGACCTTGGGAGGTTCTCTGCAAATGTCTCAGATGGATCCATTGTACCTGCAGTACTTGAGATCAACTGAGTATCATGCTGCTCAGCTAGCAGCTCTCAATGACCCAACAGTTAACAGGGAATCTTTGGGGACTTCATACATGGATTTGATTGAGCTTCAGAAAGCTTATCTGGAGACGTTGCTTGCATCTCAGAATTCCCAATATGGTCTTCCTTATCTTGGCAAATCTGGTGGCCTAAATCATGGTTACTATGGGAACACAGCAAATGGCCTTAATATGTCATATCCAGGAAGCCCTTTGGCAGGTGCAGTTCTTCCAAATTCCCCTTTTGGACCTGGTAGTCCTGTAAGGTATGGGGAAAGGAACATGCGTTTTCCATCAGGGATGAGAAACTTAGCTGGTGGTGTCATGGGAGCTTGGCATTCCGAGTCTGTTTCTAACTTGGGTGAAAGCTTTGCTTCCTCGTTATTGGATGAGTTTAAGAGCAATAAGAGTAAGTGTTTTGAGCTATCAGAGATTGAAGGCCACGTTGTTCAGTTCAG CGCGGACCAGTATGGGAGCCGGTTCATTCAACAAAAACTTGAGACTGCTACTACAGAAGAGAAAAACATGGTCTTCCATGAAATTATGCCGCAAGCCCTTTCTTTGATGACTGATGTGTTTGGTAATTATGTGATCCAGAAG TTTTTCGAACATGGAAGTGCATCCCAGATAAGAGAACTGGCTGAGCAGCTCAATGGGCATGTACTCACCCTTAGCCTTCAGATGTATGGTTGCCGAGTGATCCAGAAG GCCATAGAGGTGGTTGAACTGGATCAACAGACTAAAATGGTCGCTGAGCTTGATGGCCATGTTATGCGCTGTGTTAGAGATCAGAATGGGAATCATGTAATCCAGAAGTGTATCGAATGCATTCCAGAGGAAGCTATCCAGTTCATTGTTTCCACATTTCATGATCAAGTTGTGACATTGTCCACTCATCCATATGGATGTCGGGTCATACAG AGAGTCTTGGAACATTGCCATAATCCTGAAACCCAGAGCATTGTGATGAATGAGATTATGCAATCGATTTGCATGTTGGCGCAAGATCAATATGGGAATTATGTTGTTCAG CATGTACTGGAACATGGGAAGCCAGAGGAGCGTTCGTCTATAATTAGTAAGCTGATGGGACAGATAGTTCAGATGAGCCAGCAAAAATTTGCCTCCAATGTTGTGGAGAAGTGCTTATGCTTCGGAACTCCCGAAGAACGTCAGACCTTGGTAGACGAGATGCTTGGCACAACTGATGAAAATGAACCTCTTCAG GCAATGATGAAAGATCAGTTTGCCAACTACGTTGTACAGAAAGTGCTGGAGACTTGTGACGACCAGCAACTTGAACTCATTCTCAACCGAATCAAGGTTCATCTAAATGCCCTGAAGAAATATACTTACGGAAAGCATATAGTTGCCCGTGTAGAGAAGCTGGTTGCTGCTGGAG